One Curtobacterium herbarum genomic window carries:
- a CDS encoding serine hydrolase, which yields MTEPDAPHSSRRRRPGRPADDGSAGHGPVGGGRAGGGGRSRGKHRGGADERFTATTEALGTIAQDGAGVSASIIDTSTGRALLAIDDRLVQPVSGLGRVLLLIEVAAQLEDGRLHGDRLQRMARDTATGAGLWQFLQEPTMQVPDLATLVGATADAWATNALLTTVGIDAVRARAESLGVERSALIDRVRDRRGPDDAPDVSVAASGELSWLFRGLALGEVVDQTVSNRVLGWLSLAADLSLVAGSFGLDPLAHRALDHGLQSVAVTGSGPGIRAEAGVLRGPASSVCYAVTVRFEDDSLQRRLAVVDALRTMGTEVLEVVHAPAER from the coding sequence ATGACGGAGCCGGACGCGCCGCACTCGTCGCGCCGGCGCCGCCCCGGACGCCCCGCTGACGACGGCTCAGCGGGGCACGGCCCCGTCGGCGGTGGTCGTGCCGGTGGTGGCGGTCGGAGCCGCGGCAAGCACCGCGGTGGGGCGGACGAGCGCTTCACCGCCACGACGGAGGCACTCGGCACCATCGCGCAGGACGGTGCCGGGGTCAGCGCCTCGATCATCGACACCTCGACGGGCCGTGCCCTGCTGGCGATCGACGACCGGCTCGTGCAACCCGTGTCCGGGCTCGGGCGGGTGCTGCTCCTGATCGAGGTGGCGGCCCAGCTCGAGGACGGCCGGCTGCACGGCGACCGGCTCCAGCGCATGGCCCGGGACACCGCGACCGGTGCCGGGTTGTGGCAGTTCCTGCAGGAACCGACGATGCAGGTGCCGGACCTCGCGACCCTCGTGGGTGCGACCGCGGACGCCTGGGCGACGAACGCGCTGCTCACCACGGTGGGGATCGACGCCGTGCGGGCGCGTGCCGAGTCCCTCGGTGTCGAGCGGTCTGCGCTGATCGACCGGGTGCGGGACCGCCGCGGCCCGGACGACGCCCCGGACGTCTCGGTCGCGGCGTCGGGGGAGCTCAGCTGGCTCTTCCGTGGGTTGGCCCTCGGCGAGGTCGTGGACCAGACGGTGTCGAACCGGGTGCTCGGGTGGCTGTCGTTGGCGGCTGACCTGTCGCTCGTCGCCGGGTCGTTCGGTCTCGATCCGCTGGCGCACCGGGCACTCGACCACGGCCTCCAGTCCGTCGCGGTCACGGGCTCCGGGCCGGGCATCCGGGCCGAGGCGGGCGTGCTCCGGGGGCCGGCGTCGTCGGTCTGCTACGCCGTCACCGTCCGGTTCGAGGACGACTCACTGCAGCGGCGGTTGGCGGTCGTCGACGCACTCCGCACGATGGGCACCGAGGTGCTCGAGGTCGTGCACGCCCCCGCTGAGCGCTGA
- a CDS encoding M13 family metallopeptidase produces the protein MTDVAGTTGIRTDELDESVRPQDDLYRHVNGRWIDATPIPDDKARYGSFTVLAEEAEAAVRTIIERAQSADPGTEQRKVGDLFTSFTDETALEALGSAPIEPLLADIAAIEDKDDVLRMVGRFERLGLPSFIQLFVDNDPGDPDAYIVFLEQSGLGLPDESYYREERFADIREKYREFVGSMFPLAGYDESGDRTENVIALETAIASAHWDNVATRDSQKTYNKLPWDEASALAEGVDLRLWWQAIDAPAGAFDTVVVRQPSFLTGLAQLFREQPLPVWKDWLCWQVIRASAPYLTSAFSATSFSFYGTALTGAPKQRDRWKRGVSLVEGAMGEAVGRIYVEEHFDETSKATMDDLVANLVEAYRQSITGLEWMTDETRARALDKLEKFTPKIGYPVKWRDYSALPITADDLLGNVRAIASFQVDRELGKIGEPIDRDEWFMTPQTINAYYNPGFNEIVFPAAILQFPFFEASRDAAANYGAIGAVIGHEIGHGFDDQGSQYDGDGRLQNWWTEADRQAFEERTKALIAQYDALVPTEVPDGHVNGALTIGENIGDLGGLSIAWKAYLISLDGAEPPVIDGLTGAERFFLSWAQAWRMAIRPEEAARLLSIDPHSPNEFRCNQIVRNIDVYYDTFDVSDRDAMYLAPAERVAIW, from the coding sequence ATGACCGACGTCGCAGGCACCACCGGAATCCGTACCGACGAACTCGACGAGTCGGTGCGGCCGCAGGACGACCTCTACCGGCACGTCAACGGCAGGTGGATCGACGCCACCCCGATCCCGGACGACAAGGCCCGCTACGGCTCGTTCACCGTCCTGGCCGAGGAAGCCGAAGCCGCCGTGCGCACGATCATCGAGCGCGCACAGTCCGCCGATCCGGGCACCGAACAGCGCAAGGTCGGCGACCTCTTCACCTCGTTCACCGACGAGACCGCGCTCGAGGCACTCGGGTCCGCCCCGATCGAACCGCTCCTCGCCGACATCGCCGCGATCGAGGACAAGGACGACGTCCTGCGCATGGTCGGCCGCTTCGAGCGACTGGGTCTGCCGAGCTTCATCCAGCTCTTCGTCGACAACGACCCGGGCGACCCCGACGCCTACATCGTGTTCCTCGAGCAGTCCGGCCTGGGCCTGCCCGACGAGTCGTACTACCGCGAAGAGCGCTTCGCCGACATCCGCGAGAAGTACCGTGAGTTCGTCGGCTCGATGTTCCCCCTGGCCGGGTACGACGAGAGCGGCGACCGCACCGAGAACGTCATCGCCCTCGAGACCGCCATCGCGTCGGCGCACTGGGACAACGTCGCCACCCGCGACAGCCAGAAGACCTACAACAAGCTGCCGTGGGACGAGGCCTCGGCGCTCGCCGAGGGTGTCGACCTGCGCCTCTGGTGGCAGGCCATCGACGCACCCGCCGGAGCGTTCGACACCGTCGTGGTCCGTCAGCCCTCGTTCCTCACCGGTCTGGCGCAGCTGTTCCGCGAGCAGCCCCTGCCGGTCTGGAAGGACTGGCTGTGCTGGCAGGTCATCCGTGCCTCGGCGCCGTACCTGACCAGTGCGTTCTCGGCGACGAGCTTCTCGTTCTACGGCACCGCACTCACCGGCGCACCGAAGCAGCGCGACCGGTGGAAGCGCGGTGTCTCCCTGGTCGAGGGCGCGATGGGTGAAGCGGTCGGTCGCATCTACGTCGAGGAGCACTTCGACGAGACCTCGAAGGCCACGATGGACGACCTCGTCGCGAACCTGGTCGAGGCGTACCGCCAGAGCATCACCGGCCTGGAGTGGATGACCGACGAGACCCGGGCGCGCGCGCTCGACAAGCTCGAGAAGTTCACCCCGAAGATCGGCTACCCGGTGAAGTGGCGGGACTACAGCGCCCTGCCGATCACCGCCGACGACCTGCTCGGCAACGTCCGGGCGATCGCGTCGTTCCAGGTCGACCGCGAGCTCGGCAAGATCGGCGAGCCGATCGACCGCGACGAGTGGTTCATGACCCCGCAGACGATCAACGCGTACTACAACCCCGGCTTCAACGAGATCGTGTTCCCGGCCGCGATCCTGCAGTTCCCGTTCTTCGAGGCCAGCCGCGACGCCGCCGCCAACTACGGCGCGATCGGAGCCGTCATCGGGCACGAGATCGGGCACGGCTTCGACGACCAGGGTTCGCAGTACGACGGCGACGGTCGCCTGCAGAACTGGTGGACCGAGGCCGACCGGCAGGCGTTCGAGGAGCGCACGAAGGCCCTCATCGCCCAGTACGACGCCCTGGTGCCGACCGAGGTGCCCGACGGCCACGTCAACGGCGCGCTGACGATCGGCGAGAACATCGGCGACCTCGGTGGCCTGTCGATCGCGTGGAAGGCCTACCTGATCTCCCTCGACGGAGCCGAGCCGCCGGTGATCGACGGCCTCACCGGTGCCGAGCGCTTCTTCCTCAGCTGGGCGCAGGCCTGGCGGATGGCGATCCGTCCGGAAGAGGCCGCACGTCTGCTGAGCATCGACCCGCACTCGCCGAACGAGTTCCGCTGCAACCAGATCGTCCGCAACATCGACGTCTACTACGACACCTTCGACGTCTCGGACCGTGACGCGATGTACCTGGCCCCGGCCGAGCGCGTCGCCATCTGGTGA
- a CDS encoding uracil-xanthine permease family protein: MGLPWKLHGDGRTVSAATIVAPDERLTWPRTIGLGVQHVVAMFGATFLVPLITGFPPSTTLLFSGIGTILFLLLTGNRLPSYLGSSFAFLAPIGAATKIGGIPLALSGIIVVGALLAVVGLIVHLAGAGWIDRLMPPVVSGAIVALIGFNLAPAARDNFVAAPVVAVITLAAIVLCTVLFRGLLGRLSIVVGVVVGYVAALIGGQVELSAVTKADWVGLPTFTAPAFDPSQMAVYLGFLPVVLALVAENVGHVKGVGQLTGRDLTPLTGRALFADGISTVLAGVGGGSATTTYGENIGVMAATRVFSTAAYWVAAIAAVLLGLSPKIGAVISTVPAGVLGGATTALYGLIGVIGIRIWVENRVDFAKPKNQLTAGIALIMGIADFTFHLGGATFGGIIIGTIAAIVVYHLMDLIGRARGTDPATPAATDAERAATGGVPVEPRVDTAKRD, from the coding sequence ATGGGACTTCCGTGGAAGCTGCACGGGGACGGCCGCACCGTCTCCGCTGCGACGATCGTGGCGCCGGACGAGCGCCTCACCTGGCCCCGGACGATCGGGCTCGGGGTGCAGCACGTCGTCGCGATGTTCGGCGCGACGTTCCTGGTGCCGCTCATCACCGGCTTCCCGCCGTCGACGACGCTGCTGTTCAGCGGCATCGGCACGATCCTGTTCCTGCTGCTCACCGGCAACCGGCTGCCGAGCTACCTGGGGTCGTCGTTCGCCTTCCTCGCGCCGATCGGGGCCGCGACGAAGATCGGCGGCATCCCGCTCGCCCTGTCCGGCATCATCGTCGTCGGGGCGCTGCTCGCCGTCGTCGGGCTCATCGTGCACCTCGCCGGTGCCGGGTGGATCGACCGGCTCATGCCGCCGGTGGTCTCGGGCGCGATCGTCGCCCTGATCGGCTTCAACCTGGCCCCGGCCGCGCGTGACAACTTCGTCGCCGCCCCGGTCGTCGCGGTGATCACCCTGGCCGCCATCGTCCTGTGCACCGTCCTGTTCAGGGGGCTGCTCGGTCGGCTGTCGATCGTCGTCGGCGTGGTCGTCGGCTACGTCGCGGCACTGATCGGCGGACAGGTGGAGCTCAGCGCCGTCACGAAGGCGGACTGGGTGGGTCTGCCGACCTTCACCGCACCGGCGTTCGACCCGTCGCAGATGGCGGTGTACCTCGGGTTCCTGCCGGTGGTCCTGGCCCTCGTCGCCGAGAACGTCGGCCACGTCAAGGGCGTCGGGCAGCTCACCGGCCGCGACCTCACCCCGCTGACCGGCCGTGCGCTCTTCGCCGACGGCATCTCGACCGTGTTGGCGGGTGTCGGCGGTGGTTCGGCGACCACGACCTACGGCGAGAACATCGGCGTGATGGCGGCGACGCGGGTGTTCTCCACGGCCGCCTACTGGGTCGCTGCGATCGCCGCGGTGCTGCTCGGGCTCTCCCCGAAGATCGGTGCGGTCATCTCGACCGTCCCGGCCGGGGTCCTCGGCGGTGCGACCACGGCGCTCTACGGACTGATCGGCGTGATCGGCATCCGGATCTGGGTGGAGAACCGGGTCGACTTCGCCAAGCCGAAGAACCAGCTGACGGCGGGCATCGCACTCATCATGGGCATCGCCGACTTCACGTTCCACCTGGGCGGTGCGACGTTCGGCGGCATCATCATCGGCACCATCGCGGCGATCGTCGTCTACCACCTGATGGACCTCATCGGTCGGGCGCGCGGCACCGACCCGGCGACCCCGGCGGCGACCGACGCGGAGCGGGCAGCCACCGGCGGCGTCCCCGTCGAGCCGCGGGTGGACACGGCGAAGCGCGACTGA
- a CDS encoding GAP family protein: MDVVALVPAVVGIALSPLVIASVVFLLGHRGGYSSAAACAAGWVLSVAAALVVAVLLGERLPTPAAGKTDVRAVIEVVAGVLLLGLAVWQWTVRRLPDGRPRSAGWSDLMAAIGPARAFVVGVAWFVTNPKALVLSLTAGLVVGDADPSVAAMVVTGTAYVVLAGSTAVLPIAVAAALGRRAEPVLAVTRRFIAQRGSVALVVVLTVLGVVQLVTGVVGLL; this comes from the coding sequence GTGGACGTCGTCGCACTGGTCCCCGCCGTGGTGGGCATCGCACTGAGTCCGCTCGTGATCGCCTCGGTCGTGTTCCTGCTCGGCCACCGGGGTGGGTACTCCTCCGCTGCCGCATGTGCCGCGGGGTGGGTGCTCAGCGTCGCTGCCGCGCTCGTCGTCGCCGTCCTGCTCGGCGAACGGCTGCCGACGCCTGCGGCGGGGAAGACCGACGTCCGAGCCGTGATCGAGGTCGTCGCCGGCGTGCTGCTCCTCGGTCTGGCGGTGTGGCAGTGGACCGTGCGTCGGCTGCCCGACGGCCGTCCGCGCAGCGCCGGGTGGTCGGACCTGATGGCGGCGATCGGACCGGCGCGGGCCTTCGTCGTCGGCGTGGCCTGGTTCGTGACGAACCCGAAGGCGCTGGTGCTGTCGTTGACGGCCGGCCTCGTGGTCGGGGACGCGGACCCCTCGGTGGCGGCGATGGTCGTCACGGGGACCGCCTACGTGGTGCTCGCGGGGTCGACCGCCGTGCTGCCGATCGCGGTCGCGGCGGCGCTCGGACGCCGAGCCGAACCGGTCCTCGCGGTCACCAGGCGGTTCATCGCGCAGCGCGGTTCCGTCGCCCTGGTCGTCGTCCTCACGGTGCTCGGCGTGGTGCAGCTCGTCACCGGGGTCGTCGGGCTCCTCTGA
- a CDS encoding MATE family efflux transporter, with translation MTATDARRARRSVDRDIVHLALPALGALVVEPLFLLTDTALVGHLGATSLAAVGVASAVLQTVTGLLVFLAYATTPAVARALGSGDRRGAVRAGIDGMWLALGLGVVLALVGWPLAGPLIGLFGAAPEVSAAATSYLLVSLIGLPGILVVTASTGLLRGLQDTRTPLVVATVGFIANGLLNALLIYGLGWGVAGSAAGTVVVQWAMAAVYVVIAIRAARASGAPLRPGASGVVRALRSGAWLFLRTASLRIAMLATIASATGLGTIGLATTQIGLTVFSTLAFALDALAIAGQALVGHALGARDAERVRLVTGRLVVLGIAGGVLLGALTLAASGVLGSVFSDSGAVRSALPLVLVLIAAGLPVAGYVFVLDGVLIGAGDARYLALAGVVNLVVYLPLLWWFGDGLASLWAVFSFGYIGIRAVTLGVRAHRPGWVAAALAR, from the coding sequence GTGACGGCGACCGATGCCCGTCGCGCACGTCGGTCGGTCGACCGTGACATCGTCCACCTCGCCCTGCCGGCACTCGGAGCCCTCGTCGTCGAGCCGCTGTTCCTGCTCACCGACACCGCGCTCGTCGGACACCTCGGGGCGACGTCACTGGCCGCCGTCGGGGTGGCGAGCGCGGTCCTGCAGACGGTCACGGGCCTCCTGGTCTTCCTCGCCTACGCGACCACGCCGGCCGTCGCACGGGCCCTCGGGTCCGGCGACCGTCGGGGCGCGGTGCGCGCCGGCATCGACGGGATGTGGCTCGCCCTCGGCCTCGGTGTCGTCCTGGCGCTGGTCGGCTGGCCCCTCGCCGGCCCCCTCATCGGCCTCTTCGGCGCCGCTCCGGAGGTGTCCGCGGCCGCGACCTCGTACCTCCTCGTCTCACTGATCGGGCTGCCCGGCATCCTGGTCGTGACCGCGTCGACGGGGCTGCTCCGCGGGCTGCAGGACACCCGGACCCCGCTCGTCGTCGCCACCGTCGGCTTCATCGCGAACGGACTGCTCAACGCACTGCTCATCTACGGTCTGGGCTGGGGTGTCGCGGGGTCCGCCGCGGGGACCGTCGTCGTGCAGTGGGCGATGGCCGCCGTGTACGTCGTGATCGCGATCCGGGCCGCGCGGGCTTCCGGTGCGCCGCTGCGGCCGGGAGCCTCGGGCGTCGTCCGGGCGCTGCGCTCCGGGGCGTGGCTGTTCCTCCGCACCGCGTCACTGCGGATCGCGATGCTCGCCACGATCGCGTCCGCGACCGGGCTCGGCACGATCGGGCTCGCGACGACCCAGATCGGACTGACCGTGTTCAGCACGCTGGCGTTCGCGCTGGACGCGCTGGCGATCGCCGGCCAGGCGCTGGTCGGCCACGCCCTCGGCGCGCGGGACGCGGAGCGGGTGCGGCTGGTGACCGGGAGGCTCGTGGTCCTCGGCATCGCCGGTGGCGTCCTGCTCGGGGCGCTGACACTCGCCGCGAGCGGCGTCCTCGGGTCGGTGTTCTCCGACTCGGGAGCGGTCCGGTCGGCGCTGCCGCTCGTGCTGGTCCTCATCGCCGCCGGACTGCCGGTCGCCGGGTACGTGTTCGTGCTCGACGGCGTGCTCATCGGTGCCGGAGATGCCCGGTACCTGGCCCTCGCCGGTGTCGTGAACCTGGTGGTGTACCTGCCGCTGCTGTGGTGGTTCGGGGACGGCCTGGCCTCGCTCTGGGCGGTCTTCTCGTTCGGCTACATCGGCATCCGCGCGGTCACGCTCGGGGTCCGCGCGCACCGACCGGGGTGGGTCGCCGCGGCGCTCGCCCGCTGA
- a CDS encoding DUF2087 domain-containing protein, translated as MDVQAALGRARQVIAVVMTPKLLAGLGNDRAHEPGDERIRQAVARFDWVDPDGAVDAALVGQAKDAVELLRSDRAVLHVGRITDLPLDAGARQEVSTAVVRLVFDRLGPSRRVPESTLNAALAMLVADVALVRRDAVDAGVLTRTADGSAYALRAE; from the coding sequence ATGGACGTGCAGGCGGCGCTCGGGCGGGCGCGACAGGTGATCGCGGTCGTCATGACCCCGAAGCTCCTGGCGGGGCTGGGGAACGATCGTGCCCACGAGCCCGGGGACGAACGGATCCGGCAGGCAGTGGCCCGCTTCGACTGGGTCGACCCGGACGGAGCCGTGGACGCGGCACTGGTCGGACAGGCGAAGGACGCCGTCGAGCTGCTCCGCTCCGACCGGGCGGTCCTGCACGTCGGCCGGATCACCGACCTGCCGCTCGACGCCGGCGCACGGCAGGAGGTGTCGACCGCCGTCGTCCGACTCGTCTTCGACCGACTCGGCCCGTCACGCCGGGTGCCGGAGAGCACGCTCAACGCGGCGCTGGCGATGCTCGTCGCGGACGTGGCGCTGGTCCGGCGGGACGCGGTCGACGCGGGCGTCCTGACGCGGACGGCCGACGGTTCGGCGTACGCGCTCCGGGCGGAGTGA
- a CDS encoding LacI family DNA-binding transcriptional regulator, whose amino-acid sequence MDEPATGPGASRTKPSRDGAARPSRPTLAAVARAAGVAPSTASLAFSGSGPVSEDTRQRILAVAAELGYDGPDPRARSLRRGRSGVIGVVLDDRLSDAFRDPVNVLTLDGIAEVAGAAGVSLLLVRSPLDDERGMAPLVDAPMDAVILIGCNVRIDPAVAVLRRRAIPVVAIEADVIEGAVPIHLDNRDASHRAAAYLRELGHRAVTVVALPLDSSRERGPVDAARERSSTAFTTMERLRGVREVYPSAPAVVTTGSSVEEGRIAGAALFAPGVAAPTAVVAQSDLLAVGVISAALEAGLRVPEDVSVVGFDGIHVDDSLLHRSPIRQLTTLVQPFVPKGEAAARAALAMLEGEAPEPASFRSELRIGDTTAPPRG is encoded by the coding sequence ATGGACGAACCGGCAACAGGACCCGGCGCGTCGCGGACGAAGCCCTCCCGCGACGGCGCTGCACGTCCGTCGCGCCCCACACTGGCCGCGGTCGCCCGTGCTGCCGGCGTCGCGCCGTCGACCGCGTCCCTGGCCTTCAGCGGCAGCGGCCCGGTGTCCGAGGACACCCGCCAGCGCATCCTCGCCGTCGCCGCCGAACTCGGCTACGACGGTCCGGACCCCCGCGCCCGCTCCCTGCGCCGCGGCCGATCCGGGGTCATCGGCGTCGTCCTCGACGACCGGCTGAGCGACGCCTTCCGCGACCCGGTGAACGTCCTGACCCTCGACGGCATCGCCGAGGTCGCCGGGGCCGCCGGGGTCTCGCTCCTGCTGGTCCGCAGCCCGCTCGACGACGAACGCGGCATGGCCCCGCTCGTCGACGCACCCATGGACGCCGTCATCCTCATCGGCTGCAACGTGCGGATCGACCCGGCGGTCGCGGTCCTCCGGCGGCGGGCGATCCCCGTCGTCGCGATCGAGGCCGACGTCATCGAGGGTGCCGTCCCCATCCACCTCGACAACCGCGACGCCTCACACCGGGCGGCCGCGTACCTCCGCGAGCTCGGCCACCGGGCCGTCACCGTCGTCGCTCTGCCGCTCGACAGCTCGCGGGAGCGTGGACCCGTCGACGCGGCCCGTGAGCGCTCGTCCACCGCCTTCACCACGATGGAGCGCCTCCGCGGCGTCCGCGAGGTCTACCCCTCCGCACCGGCCGTCGTCACCACCGGCAGCTCCGTCGAGGAGGGTCGGATCGCCGGCGCCGCGCTCTTCGCCCCCGGTGTCGCGGCCCCAACCGCCGTCGTCGCGCAGAGCGACCTGCTCGCTGTCGGGGTGATCTCCGCCGCACTCGAGGCCGGACTCCGCGTCCCCGAGGACGTCAGCGTCGTCGGGTTCGACGGCATCCACGTCGACGACAGCCTGCTGCACCGCTCGCCGATCCGGCAGCTGACGACCCTGGTGCAGCCGTTCGTGCCGAAGGGCGAGGCGGCCGCGCGGGCGGCGCTCGCGATGCTCGAGGGGGAGGCGCCGGAGCCGGCGTCGTTCCGCTCCGAGCTGCGCATCGGCGACACGACGGCGCCGCCGCGGGGGTAG
- a CDS encoding MFS transporter produces MGTTMSTPSTRTVPTTKAWIIAVFVVFTLSGLDIATWLGRIPSVRDSLGATTLEMGVLVLGMAVGSIGGLTFAGHIVAKLGARRGVQVAAACLAIGMVFAGVAVTLEWGFAAIWIALIAFGFGNGLCDVSMNVSGAAAEKAGGRTIMPLFHAAFSLGTLAGAGLGALAEKLEIPVSWHFIVLVVITSAAMLVTVTKFQDEHRFEQPVSTDTSPVATPLTRWQVWAQPSTLLIGVIVLGMALAEGSANDWLPLAMIDGHGLDNAGGAAVLTVFLAAMTVGRVAGSPLIDRFGRVPILRISAAVAVVGLGMLIVIDNVPLAIVGVVLWGLGASLGFPMGMSAAADDPRTAAAKVSAVATIGYVAFLAGPPLIGFLGEEVGLLGALLIVFVFIIAAGLASGAARETGAAARPARGTDETSGTTTRETEQASNRN; encoded by the coding sequence ATGGGAACCACCATGTCGACGCCGTCCACCCGCACCGTCCCGACCACGAAGGCCTGGATCATCGCGGTGTTCGTGGTGTTCACCCTGTCCGGGCTCGACATCGCGACGTGGCTGGGTCGGATCCCGAGCGTCCGCGACTCCCTCGGGGCGACGACGCTCGAGATGGGTGTGCTCGTGCTCGGCATGGCGGTCGGCTCGATCGGCGGTCTCACGTTCGCCGGGCACATCGTCGCGAAGCTCGGTGCGCGTCGGGGCGTGCAGGTGGCTGCGGCGTGCCTGGCGATCGGCATGGTCTTCGCCGGGGTCGCGGTCACGCTCGAGTGGGGCTTCGCCGCCATCTGGATCGCGCTCATCGCGTTCGGCTTCGGCAACGGCCTGTGCGACGTGTCGATGAACGTCTCCGGCGCCGCCGCCGAGAAGGCCGGCGGGCGCACGATCATGCCGCTGTTCCACGCCGCGTTCAGCCTCGGCACGCTCGCGGGCGCGGGCCTCGGTGCGCTGGCCGAGAAGCTCGAGATCCCGGTGTCGTGGCACTTCATCGTGCTCGTCGTCATCACGAGCGCCGCCATGCTCGTCACCGTCACGAAGTTCCAGGACGAGCACCGCTTCGAGCAGCCGGTGTCGACCGACACCAGCCCGGTCGCGACCCCGCTCACCCGCTGGCAGGTCTGGGCACAGCCCTCGACGCTGCTCATCGGCGTGATCGTGCTCGGCATGGCGCTGGCCGAGGGGTCCGCGAACGACTGGCTGCCCCTCGCGATGATCGACGGACACGGGCTCGACAACGCCGGCGGTGCTGCCGTGCTGACGGTGTTCCTCGCCGCGATGACCGTCGGCCGCGTCGCCGGCAGCCCGCTGATCGACAGGTTCGGCCGCGTGCCGATCCTGCGCATCAGCGCCGCCGTCGCGGTGGTCGGCCTCGGCATGCTCATCGTCATCGACAACGTGCCGCTCGCGATCGTCGGCGTCGTGCTCTGGGGCCTCGGTGCCAGCCTCGGCTTCCCGATGGGCATGTCCGCCGCGGCCGACGACCCCCGCACCGCGGCCGCCAAGGTCAGCGCCGTCGCGACGATCGGCTACGTGGCGTTCCTGGCCGGGCCACCGCTGATCGGGTTCCTCGGCGAGGAGGTCGGCCTGCTCGGTGCGCTGCTGATCGTCTTCGTGTTCATCATCGCGGCCGGCCTGGCCTCGGGTGCGGCTCGCGAGACCGGCGCCGCCGCCCGGCCCGCCCGTGGAACCGACGAGACGAGCGGGACCACGACGCGCGAGACCGAGCAGGCCAGCAACAGGAACTGA
- a CDS encoding helix-turn-helix domain-containing protein, translated as MNAVGDLLPLLPSGTRLLVGPGSTAVRSVRGVVGTPDQVGRSLAPGDDVVVLLTPVDRADARFDVLLRRASAAGTTLLVVDGALELGPGTTTLADRLGVAVLATPDPWATSVRLHELIGTGMGPAARAALDASRVALDAGPELDDLFARLDRSLGHPVRFLDASGLALRGAAVDDAARAVLVRRAGTSDVLTAEGVDETLVAIPVGTGIGPRAWLAVGLSVPIAAEQQVVASALQVAAVAVGHRLLLTRLDDERDARYRMAMLDELRAADGVPAPQLVQRTIAAGWRLDAWHVGARVVARQGVDLVALRQQVDAAVRAEGLDAVVVEQADGWVLWLSEPDEPGREAVADIAGRLRRAQNTLRTTVETNVGVGSLQAGPAGLVRTLGEAGDAARLAASRPESGHFVHVDRLGLAQLLLAWTQTDTFLPASRQLLAPLERGGGALLTTLAAYLDAESSIAETAAVLGVHRNTVSDRIARVERLLGVDLSDPETRLALHLATRARAGDGG; from the coding sequence GTGAACGCCGTCGGCGACCTGCTCCCGCTCCTGCCGTCCGGCACCCGCCTGCTCGTCGGCCCCGGCAGCACCGCGGTCCGGAGCGTCCGCGGTGTGGTGGGGACCCCCGACCAGGTCGGCCGGTCCCTGGCGCCGGGCGACGACGTCGTCGTGCTGCTCACCCCGGTCGACCGCGCGGACGCACGCTTCGACGTGCTGCTGCGCCGGGCGTCCGCGGCCGGCACCACCCTGCTCGTCGTCGACGGGGCACTGGAACTCGGCCCCGGCACCACGACGCTCGCCGACCGGCTCGGCGTCGCCGTGCTCGCCACCCCGGACCCGTGGGCGACCTCGGTCCGCCTGCACGAACTCATCGGCACCGGGATGGGTCCGGCAGCCCGGGCCGCTCTCGACGCCTCCCGCGTCGCGCTCGACGCCGGCCCCGAACTCGACGACCTGTTCGCCCGGCTCGACCGGTCGCTCGGCCACCCGGTGCGGTTCCTCGACGCCTCGGGCCTGGCACTCCGCGGAGCCGCGGTCGACGACGCGGCCCGCGCCGTGCTCGTCCGCCGTGCCGGCACGAGCGACGTGCTGACCGCCGAGGGCGTCGACGAGACGCTCGTGGCGATCCCGGTCGGCACCGGCATCGGACCGCGCGCCTGGCTGGCCGTCGGCCTGTCCGTCCCGATCGCCGCCGAACAGCAGGTGGTCGCGAGTGCCCTGCAGGTCGCCGCCGTCGCCGTCGGGCACCGGCTGCTGCTCACCCGGCTCGACGACGAGCGCGACGCCCGCTACCGGATGGCGATGCTCGACGAACTCCGCGCGGCCGACGGGGTGCCCGCCCCGCAGCTCGTGCAGCGGACCATCGCCGCCGGGTGGCGGCTGGACGCCTGGCACGTCGGCGCGCGCGTGGTGGCGCGGCAGGGCGTCGACCTGGTCGCGCTCCGCCAGCAGGTCGACGCCGCGGTGCGCGCCGAGGGACTCGACGCGGTCGTCGTCGAACAGGCGGACGGCTGGGTGCTGTGGCTGTCGGAACCCGACGAACCCGGCCGGGAGGCAGTGGCCGACATCGCGGGTCGGCTGCGGCGCGCGCAGAACACGCTCCGCACCACCGTGGAGACCAACGTGGGCGTCGGCAGTCTGCAGGCGGGCCCTGCCGGCCTGGTCCGGACGCTCGGCGAGGCCGGGGACGCCGCCCGCCTGGCCGCCAGCCGTCCGGAGTCCGGGCACTTCGTGCACGTCGACCGGCTCGGGCTCGCGCAGCTGCTGCTCGCGTGGACGCAGACGGACACGTTCCTGCCGGCGTCCCGGCAGTTGCTCGCCCCGCTCGAGCGCGGCGGCGGTGCGCTCCTGACGACGCTCGCCGCCTACCTCGACGCGGAGTCGTCGATCGCCGAGACCGCAGCGGTGCTCGGGGTCCACCGGAACACGGTGTCCGACCGCATCGCGCGGGTGGAGCGGCTGCTCGGGGTGGACCTGTCCGACCCCGAGACCCGGCTCGCCCTGCACCTGGCGACGCGGGCGCGTGCCGGGGACGGCGGCTGA